One part of the Vicia villosa cultivar HV-30 ecotype Madison, WI linkage group LG6, Vvil1.0, whole genome shotgun sequence genome encodes these proteins:
- the LOC131609784 gene encoding LEAF RUST 10 DISEASE-RESISTANCE LOCUS RECEPTOR-LIKE PROTEIN KINASE-like 2.4 has protein sequence MAYLFNILPPIHIIQFIVLLKLIQIPLYLSSGEGCDNLFTCGNITQIGFPFWGEDRPKECGYPLLQLSCVNNISYITINDVKYRVLEANSFEHTLRITREDYLQGLCPAKYVNTTLDTKIFVYGSKYNNLTFFYDCPLSITFPSPFGHFPCSSNGFAAKYVYIWFGPNIGLQASSCQESISVPISNSSVDVSDSTKIQSAVRDGFVVKWIAGTEDCEKCKNSSGFCGYDWMSKQTTCYCRDQSCSSPPQQSQESPHPGSKHNRRLIVIGAVGFGVTMFFIIVITISCFLKRGTGRQQKSIFRKRRKLVEHNVDVFMQNYNLSMPRRYSYTEIKRITNSFREKLGQGGYGVVYKASLFDSRLVAVKVIKESKGSGEEFINEVASISRTSHMNIVSLFGYCYEGNKRALIYEFMSKGSLDKFIYKSEFPNAICDFDWNTLFQIAIGIARGLEYLHQGCNSRILHLDIKPQNILLDEDFCPKISDFGLAKICQKKDSIVSILGARGTIGYMAPEIFSRAFGGVSYKSDVYSYGMLILEMIGGRKNYDTGGSSTSEMYFPDWIYKDLEQGNTSNTLLNNLTISEEENDMVRKITLVSLWCIQTNPSDRPAMNKVIEMLLGPLSSVSYPPKPVLFSPERPALPVECISSSDFNETSSITVSK, from the exons ATGGCTTACTTGTTTAATATCCTTCCTCCTATCCATATTATTCAATTCATAGTCCTCTTGAAACTGATTCAGATACCTTTATATTTGAGCTCTGGTGAAGGTTGTGATAATCTGTTTACATGTGGAAATATAACACAAATTGGTTTTCCTTTCTGGGGAGAGGATCGACCAAAAGAGTGTGGCTACCCTTTGTTGCAACTCAGTTGCGTAAACAACATCAGTTACATAACAATCAATGATGTCAAGTATCGTGTTTTAGAAGCCAACTCTTTCGAACATACTTTGAGAATCACTAGAGAAGACTATTTGCAAGGATTATGCCCAGCAAAATATGTCAACACAACATTAGACACTAAGATCTTTGTTTATGGTTCTAAATACAATAATCTTACCTTCTTTTATGATTGTCCACTTTCAATTACTTTTCCATCTCCATTTGGACATTTTCCATGTTCTTCAAATGGTTTTGCTGCTAAATATGTTTATATTTGGTTTGGTCCAAATATTGGTCTCCAAGCTTCTTCATGCCAAGAAAGTATCAGTGTTCCAATTTCTAATTCATCGGTTGATGTTAGTGATTCAACTAAAATACAAAGCGCAGTCAGAGATGGATTTGTGGTGAAATGGATAGCAGGTACTGAAGATTGTGAGAAGTGTAAAAATTCAAGTGGATTTTGTGGTTATGATTGGATGTCAAAGCAAACAACCTGCTACTGCAGAGATCAATCTTGTTCTTCTCCGCCACAACAGTCTCAAGAATCTCCACATCCGG GTTCAAAACATAACAGGAGGCTTATTGTGATAG gtgCTGTAGGATTCGGAGTAACAATGttctttattattgttattacgaTTAGTTGTTTCCTTAAAAGAGGTACGGGTAGACAACAAAAGAGTATTTTCAGGAAAAGAAGAAAGCTTGTTGAGCACAATGTGGATGTTTTTAtgcaaaattataatttatcCATGCCAAGAAGATACAGTTATACAGAAATAAAAAGGATCACAAACTCATTTCGAGAGAAACTAGGCCAGGGAGGATATGGTGTTGTGTACAAAGCAAGTTTATTTGACAGTCGTTTAGTGGCCGTTAAAGTAATAAAAGAGTCAAAGGGGAGTGGAGAAGAATTCATAAATGAAGTTGCTAGCATTAGTAGAACATCACACATGAACATTGTGTCACTCTTTGGTTATTGTTATGAGGGAAACAAAAGAGCACTAATATATGAGTTCATGTCCAAAGGTTCATTGGATAAGTTCATCTATAAAAGTGAATTTCCTAATGCTATTTGTGATTTTGATTGGAACACTCTGTTCCAAATTGCAATAGGCATTGCTAGAGGACTAGAGTACTTACATCAAGGATGCAACTCAAGGATTTTGCATCTTGATATCAAACCCCAAAACATTCTTTTGGATGAAGACTTTTGTCCAAAAATATCTGACTTTGGTTTGGCTAAAATATGCCAAAAGAAGGATAGTATTGTGTCAATACTAGGGGCAAGAGGAACTATAGGATATATGGCACCCGAAATATTTAGTAGAGCATTTGGTGGAGTTTCTTACAAGTCTGATGTGTACAGTTATGGCATGTTGATTCTTGAAATGATAGGAGGAAGAAAGAACTATGACACTGGAGGGTCGAGTACttctgaaatgtattttcctGATTGGATTTATAAAGATCTTGAGCAAGGTAATACTAGTAACACTCTTTTAAATAATTTGACAATCTCAGAGGAAGAAAATGATATGGTTAGAAAGATTACTTTGGTGAGTCTATGGTGCATTCAAACTAATCCATCCGATAGACCAGCGATGAATAAAGTAATAGAAATGCTACTTGGACCACTTTCATCAGTGTCATATCCTCCAAAGCCGGTCTTGTTTTCTCCTGAAAGGCCTGCACTACCGGTAGAATGTATATCCTCATCCGATTTCAATGAAACAAGTTCAATTACAGTATCGAAATAA